One part of the Arachidicoccus terrestris genome encodes these proteins:
- a CDS encoding DUF3098 domain-containing protein — protein MDNKEPQRSSGGLHFTKDNYMWMIIGAVVIALGMMLLSGGRSTDASVFDKTQVYSFRRITVAPIVILLGFGIEVFAILKKPKADRK, from the coding sequence ATGGATAATAAAGAACCACAGCGCAGTAGCGGCGGATTGCATTTTACCAAAGATAATTACATGTGGATGATCATCGGGGCAGTAGTGATTGCCCTGGGAATGATGTTGCTGTCCGGTGGTCGTAGTACGGATGCCAGTGTGTTTGATAAAACACAGGTATACAGCTTTAGAAGAATAACGGTTGCGCCTATCGTTATTTTGCTGGGGTTTGGGATTGAAGTATTTGCTATCCTTAAAAAGCCCAAGGCAGATCGCAAATAA
- a CDS encoding cell division protein FtsX gives MGWFFLNLKTMGNNLKEQVEVSAYLNVKGKDTIAQIKNYIAAQPYAKDVQYIDKEKAKEIWNKDNNEDWDKILDYNPLPESINFYAKADYVNEDSLKKIAGELTQKFGTQLSGLNYPETLVTSMNDKVNKMGLIFLAISIILGVIVVVSIDNTIKLTMYSNRFLIKTMQMVGATRSFIARPMNVRAIVNGLISAAVAILIMLLLTGWAKERFPEIRSLENAGLNFLLYGCMVVFSVLISWFSTNRSVNKYLKTRLDDLY, from the coding sequence ATGGGCTGGTTTTTTCTTAACCTCAAAACCATGGGCAATAACCTGAAAGAGCAGGTAGAGGTCTCTGCTTACCTTAATGTGAAGGGCAAAGACACCATCGCCCAGATCAAAAACTATATCGCTGCCCAGCCCTACGCCAAAGATGTGCAATATATTGATAAAGAGAAAGCCAAGGAAATATGGAATAAAGATAATAATGAGGATTGGGATAAAATCCTGGACTATAATCCGCTGCCGGAGAGCATTAACTTCTATGCGAAGGCCGATTATGTCAATGAAGACAGCCTCAAAAAGATCGCCGGCGAACTGACGCAGAAATTTGGCACGCAGCTCTCCGGACTCAACTATCCCGAAACCCTTGTCACTTCCATGAACGACAAGGTCAATAAGATGGGGCTCATTTTTCTGGCCATCAGCATTATTTTGGGGGTCATTGTTGTTGTGAGTATCGATAACACCATTAAGCTGACCATGTATTCAAACAGGTTTTTGATCAAGACTATGCAAATGGTCGGGGCAACCCGCAGCTTCATTGCCCGGCCTATGAATGTAAGAGCCATTGTTAATGGGTTAATCAGTGCAGCCGTGGCCATTCTCATCATGCTATTGCTGACAGGATGGGCCAAAGAAAGATTTCCTGAGATCCGAAGTCTGGAGAATGCCGGATTGAATTTTCTGCTCTACGGATGTATGGTTGTGTTTTCCGTGCTGATATCCTGGTTCAGTACAAACCGGAGCGTTAATAAATACCTGAAGACCAGGCTGGATGATCTGTATTAG